The Pyrenophora tritici-repentis strain M4 chromosome Unknown M4_contig_00038, whole genome shotgun sequence DNA window TTCACCCTATTCAAGCATAGTTCACCATCTTTCGGGTCCCAACAGCCATGCTCTTACTCAAATCCTTCCGAAGACATCAGGATCGGTCGATGGTGCACCCTTGCGGGTTCCCACCTCCGTTCACTTTCATTACGCGTTCGGGCTTGACACCCAAACACTCGCATAGATGTTAGACTCCTTGGTCCGTGTTTCAAGACGGGCCGCTTACAGCCATTACGCCAGCATCCTAGCATAAATGCGCGGACCTCAGTCCAGGCTGGTGGTATGTCGCCTCCCCTATAAGGCCTCCCCGAAGAGAGGTACGTGACAGAGACCTTTATCCCACCGCCCAAACTGATGCTGGCCTGCCTGCAGAAGAATGCACCGGGCACAGAGGCCCGGGTGAGCAACTGCAAGCAAGTCTGGCTGCAAGCGCTTCCCTTTCAACAATTTCACGTGCTGTTTGACTCTCTTTCCAAAGTGCTTTTCATCTTTCGATCACTCTACTTGTGCGCTATCGGTCTCTGGCCAGTATTTAGCTTTAGAAGAAATTTACCTCCCATTTAGAGCTGCATTCCCAAACAACTCGACTCGTCGAAGGGGCTTTACACGGCAATAGCTAGCGACCACGTACGGGATTCTCACCCTCTGTGACGTCCTGTTCCAAGGAACTTGGACCGCTGCCAAAGCCAAAGCGCCCTCTGCAAATTACAACTCGGACTCTAAAAGAGCCAGATTTCAAATTTgagctgttgccgcttcaCTCGCCGTTACTAGGGCAATCCCTGTTGGTTTCTTTTCCTCCGCTTATTGATATGCTTAAGTTCAGCGGGTATCCCTACCTGATCCGAGGTCAAAAGGTTGAAAGAAGCTTCATGGACGCGCGACCGCGGCTGGACAAGAGCGCAAATAATGTGCTGCGCTCCGAAACCAGTAGGCCGGCTGCCAATGATTTTAAGGCGAGTCTCGGGAGAGAGACAAGACGCCCAACACCAAGCAAAGCTTGAGGGTACAAATGACGCTCGAACAGGCATGCCCTTTGGAATACCAAAGGGCGCAATGTGCGTTCAAAGATTCGATGATTCACTGAATTCTGCAATTCACACTACTTATCGCATTTCGCTGCGTTCTTCATCGATGCCAGAACCAAGAGATCCGTTGTTGAAAGTTGTAATTGATTACATTTGTTTTGCTGACGCTGATTGCAACTGAAAAAAAGGTTTGAATAAGGTCCAATTGGCGGGCGGACCCGCCAAGGAAACAAGTAGTACGCAAAAAGACATGGGTGAATATGGCGCCAGACGGGCAAGGCAGCGAGGCCCTATCCCAGTCCGGCTTCATATTTGTGTAATGATCCCTCCGCAGGTTCACCTACGGAGACCTTGTTACGACTTTTACTTCCTCTAAATGACCGAGTTTGACCAACTTTCCGGCTTGGGGTGGTCGTTGCCAACCTCCCCGAGCCAGTCCGAAGGCCTCACTGAGCCATTCAATCGGTAGTAGCGACGGGCGGTGTGTACAAAGGTCAGGGACGTAATCAACGCATGCTGATGACACGCGCTTACTAGGCATTCCTCGTTGAAAAGCAATAATTGCAATGCTTTATCCCCAGCACGACAGAGTTTAACAAGATTACCCAGACCTTTCGGCCAAGGGAAAGAACTCGTTGGCTCTGTCAGTGTAGCGCGCGTGCGGCCCAGAATATCTAAGGGCATCACAGACCTGTTATTGCCTCAAACTTCCATCAACTTGAGTTGATAGTCTCTCTAAGAAGCCGGCGACCAGCCAAAGCTAGCCTGGCTATTTAGCAGAGTAAGGTCTCGCTCGTTATCGCAATTAAGCAGACAAGTCACCCCACGAACTAAGAACGGCCATGCACCACCACCTGAAAAATCAAGAAAGAGCTCTCAATCTGTCAATCCTTATTTCATCTGAACCTGGTGAGTTTCCCCGTGTTGAGTCAAATTAAGCCGCAGGCTCCACGCCTGGTGGTGACCTTCCGTCAATTTCTTTAAGTTTCAGCCTTGCGACCATAATCCCCCAGAACCCAAAAACTTTGATTTCTCGTAAGGTGCCGAGCGAGTCAGAAAAAGAACATCGCCCGATCCCTAGTCGGCATAGTTTACGGTTAAGACTACGACGGTATCTGATCGTCTTCGATCCCCTAACTTTCGTTCACTGATTAATGAAAACATCCTTGGCAAATGCTTTCGCAGTAGTTAGTCTTCAGTAAATCCAAGAATTTCACCTCTGACAACTGAATACTGATGCCCCGACTGTTCCTGTTAATCATTGCGGCGTCTCTAGAAACCAACAAAATAGAAACGCACGCCCTATTTTATTATTCCATGCTAACGTATTCGAGCAAAGGCCTGCTTTGAACACTCTAATTTTTTCAAAGTAAAAGTCCTGATTCCCCAACACGCCCAGTAAAGGGCATGAGGTTCTTCAGAAGGAAGGCCCGGCCGGACGAGTGCACGCGGTGAGGCGGACCCGCCAGCCAGACCCAAGTTTCAACTACGAGCTTTTTAACTGCAACAACTTTAATATACGCTATTGGAGCTGGAATTACCGCGGCTGCTGGCACCAGACTTGCCCTCCAATTGTTCCTCGTTAAGAGGTTTAAATTGTACTCATTCCAATTACAAGACCCAAAAGAGCCCTGTATCAGTATTTATTGTCACTACCTCCCCGAATCGGGATTGGGTAATTTGCGCGCCTGCTGCCTTCCTTGGATGTGGTAGCCGTTTCTCAGGCTCCCTCTCCGGAATCGAACCCTAATTCCCCGTTACCCGTTGAAACCATGGTAAGCCAATACCTTACCATCGAAAGTTGATAGGGCAGAAATTTGAATGAACCGTCGCCAGCGCAAGGCTATGCGATCCGTAAAGTTATTATGAATCACCAAGGAGCCCCGAAGGGCATTGGTTTTTTATCTAATAAACACATCCCTTCCGAAGTCGGGATTTTCAGCATGTATTAGCTCTAGAATTACCACGGTTATCCAAGTAGTAAGGTATTATCAAATAAACGATAACTGATTTAATGAGCCATTCGCAGTTTCACGGTATAATTGCTTATACTTAGACATGCATGGCTTAATCTTTGAGACAAGCATATGACTACTGGCAGAATCAACCAGGTAACTATCGTTCACCAGCATGCCAAGGCACGCCGGCTAAGCCCCCAAAGGAGCGGATGGTACCAGGAAGGGGGTCGCCAAAGCGTCCCCAATCACCCGCCTCGAACGCGCACACGGCGCATTTCGCTGCGGGCAACTTATTCAATTGCCCCCACTGAGTTCCCCAAGACGTGGTCCGCAACAGAGCCGGACAGGCGTCGCCGCCCGTGACCAGCCCGCTACATGTACGCctcaagaggaggaagcctTCGCCGACTCACGCAGCACAAGGCGCGGATTAGTCGGCGGGGCAGCCCCCAAAGGTCTAGGAGATTTTTGGCATAGCCAGCAATCCACAAACCTGAAATGGCGCCCGCTCATGGAATTGAGCAGGACTTCAGGTGTCGGGCGCAAGTAGACGGCGCAATGCCTGCGGCACCGTCAGCCTACAAGCACCCAACAGTAGCCGAGTCCTGGGCAACGCGCTGACTAGAGTTAACTTTGCCAACCGCTACCTGGGAAACAAGGCGAGCGAGTATGAAACCAAAAAGTTGCAGCAGCCGCCAATCTGCGCTGCGAACAGCACCAGACGAGCGGCTGCCCGTAAAaataaccaagcagcagaGTCTTTACCCTTTTACAGGCAAGAGTAGCCACCAGGCTTTCTACCAACCCAGTTGCCCACCTAGAGTATGACTACTTTAGGTGTGCTCCTTGTAGTATGTAGGAACGCATGTCGCTCGGCGGTTAtgggtttgcagatccccggccggaaacgacgtcgGAGGTCGGCATTTTTGTATGCAAaatcgcgtagacatgcgcagccccatacaaaccaaatgccagattcaacgagatagctcGTTTTCGCACCCACCGCCACCATTATGCGCCCAAACACGCCGTGTTTAGGCGCAAAAGGATTGTGATGCTTATGCAATTCTTCTGAGCCCACTTGAGAGGCGGTACAgcaggcgacgttgttggcgtAAAAAGTACGCTGCGCATGCAGGCGACTAACGACAAGGCTGGGATTGCGCCACGGACCAAAGCAACGGGTTTTCTGCGTTAGTTCCCGCCATCCCCGCTGCGGGAcaaatggaatgggaacGTGATGGCTCTCTCTCCGTATAGACTGCTTTTGCAGACTACATGGCTGGTTGGGATAGGCGCCAGCTGGACCAAACATTGGGTGGGCATCACATGATGCGGCCGCACCTGCAGCTACCGGTCTGTATAAAACCCAGGGTTTTGCTCTTTATTCCCTCGCCCATCTACCAACAATATTTACCCATCATCACAGCTACACAATCGTACCCTTGTACACTCCAAAATGGCCTGGAATCCGCACAGCAGAAATAATACCGGTCGCCCAGAAGTAGTTCCGCAGGATCGCCTGATTGGGAGTGCAAGGAGATATGAGTTGAAGGTCGAACAGCAACCTATTCGAGCGCGCATGTGTGGATTCGGCGATAAAGACCGCAGGCCTataacgccgccgccatgTATCCGCCTCATCGTCTATGACCGGATTACGGGGCGAGAGCTGGACTTCAACGACATCGACAGCACCTACTTTGTCCTCATGGTGGACCTCTGGAACCAGGAAGGTACCGCCGCTGTCAACCTAGTGCGGCATTCCAGCGCAGCTCCCacagtcagcatcagcagtagcacaacgacctcgtatccgccgccgccagaCCGGCAGTACGTAACAACAGCCATTCCGCAGTACGATCCACCGTACAGAATGACGACGCACATGCCGTCATATTCGCATGGCCCCGTAATGGGGTACCCGTACCCGCAGCCTGGACCGCCGGCTAGCTATCCGGCGTACGCCCAAACTTACGGCCAACCACCCCAGGCACCCATAATGCCCCCCGCACCCATGAGTTCAAACCACACGCGCAATCTTATCGGCATGAATGCCGTCAACGCTTGTCGTCTCAACGACCTCGACGGCAAAGCCGGCTTCTGGTTCGTGCTGCAGGATCTGAGCGTCCGGACAGAGGGCACCTTTCGACTCAAGCTCAGCCTCTTCGACATTGGCAGCGGCACAAACACGGTGGTGCCCGAGAGTCAGGGCCCCACACACGGTAAAGGTCCTTGCCTTGCACACAGCTTCTCAGAGCAGTTTACAGTCTACTCTGCCAAGAAGTTCCCAGGTGTAATTGAGAGCACACCGCTCAGTAAGTGCTTTGCACAGCAGGGTATCAAGATACCGATACGGAAGGATGCACCAAAAGAAATAGTCAACGCAAACGAATATGAGGCGGATGATTAGAAATTAGACTACTTTTGGGTTTCATCCTTTTCTTCCGGAATCGAGCATAAATAAAGTCACAGATGGTGTCTCCTCTCGTATCCTGCTGCCCGCAACCCACTGCCCTCCCTCTGCCCACGCCCTCACCTGCGCCAAAAGAGACTGCAAACCGGCTACTATTTCAAATTAGTAGACTTGTTAATAATTCATTAATcaacatgattgattcctgtataggttgaaaaagacttactttattaggcagcctttaacctagatggGAATTAATAATGCTAATCCAATtaattgttgacaagtctgcagATTAGGATCCCAAGTAGCCGGCCGCCGTCTATTAGGCCCAGGTACCCCGCTAGAGTCTAGACACAACGTTGGGCCCAGCTTCTACTCTCCACGACCCCATGGGCCGTTCCAACTGCAGTAAAGCAGTTGATACGATGCCCTCTGACCCCCAGAAGTTGCCTAGTAAATGGGCCGCCTCCAATTTGTGCCAAAGGCGCGAGCAAGAGCGCAGTGCCAACGGCACCCGCCCTCTACAGGCGCCCCAGCGGTTGCCGAAGCCAGGGCAGCAAGTCCACAAGGGGTGAGCTTGCCAATTGCTGCCCGTCAAACAGCGTGTACAAGTATGAAACCGAGTAATGGTCGCCCCGGCATGGCGCTGTAAACAGCCCCAAAACCGCAGCTCCCCAAGCCCATGGCCAGCCAAGCAGCGGGAAACGGTGCCGCATCTAACAAGCAGCCTACACCCGTTGCCGCCGACCATGGGCGAAAATGGTGCAACCCTCGCCGCCTTGGAGCAGCCAGCAGTTGCGTTGCCCTTGTCGGAGCACAATTCAAAGGCCCTCAGTCCAGAACGAGTGGGATTTATACAGCATACGCTGCACTCAGTCCCCCGAATGGCTTTCAAAAAGCCAACCCCACGCCCAAAGCTACAACGACCTCCCACCTGTACGATTGCCCTCTGGCAGGCAATCGTTGCGGCGGGCGCCCCTGTCGCCCAAGCGCCGAATACAAGTCTGAGCACTCGTACCCAGCGACCAGTGTCAATGGCCCTCCTTAAACTGCCGTGGGTTTGCAAACCGCCGGCCGGCAACGAACTTTTCAGATCGCCGAGGTCTGTATAAATACAAAAGCGAgcagacatgcgcagcgccctacaagcctaaacgccgaagaaaacaacagcagctgtagtgcgcccACAACGACTACCCCGAGCCGGCCTGCGCAccgccctacaagcctaaacgccgaagaaaacaacggcagctgtagtgcgcccGCAACGACAACCGACTCTCCGGCCCACGGATCCTTTGCCACTGTACTCCAATTGCCCACATCAAGGACCAACGGGCGGGCTTTACCAGCAAAAGTTGCCGTCTCAATGCCCAAAGTGCGTGTAGCACACGCCCCGACataggctatatagcctacTAAGCGCGCTATATTTTAATTTTACAAGCAATAGTAGCGGCCAGCGTCAATACAGCCCAGTCACCCATATAGAGTCTGAGTACTCCAAGTGGGCTCCTTATAGTATATAGGAACCCCTATTGCTCGGCGGTTATaggtttgcagatccccggccggaaacgacgtcaAAGGTCGTCAATTTTATATGTGAgatcgcgtagacatgcgcagcgccatacaaaccaaatgctagattcaacgagatagcttttTTAACCTTGTAACCTTGGAAACTCAAACCTAATCGCTTTCAAAGTAAGTTTTTATTGGTTTCTAGTTAGATTTGTATTAGACAAACTAGTAACTAAGACTGTATACTTTACTTTATAGTACTATTCTCTAGAAACCTCTACAAAGTAAAGTATTCTCTTATACTTTAAATACTATAGTAGATAATTATTAGTATCTTTGTTAGTCATAGTTTATAAAATAAATACCTTAAACTATCTATTATACTTTTTTTAATATAGTATTCTTATAATCTCTAGTAAGTCATAAATAGACTTTTAGACTAGTATAGTTTTAGATAACTCGAACTATATATAGAAATATAGGAATAAAAAGTTATACTTAAAGAACAGTATTTACAACTATAAAGTTTTATTATAATATAAGATAAAATAAAAGCTATCTACAATAACGTTAGAGAAGTAAAAGTACTACCTAAATATTGTATATATATCTCAGATACTATACTAGTATATATAGAAAGAGTAATTTAGTATAGAACTTTGTAAGCTAGACTACTAAGTAAAGATAACTTTATAAAAATATAAAATAACTATAAGATAGGTACTATATATAAAGACATAGTTTAGATAAATAAGCTTAATTTAAGTATAGAGAGAATAGTAGATAGTCTCTCTAGTAAGAGAAAAGGCCTACTCTATATAGTAtaagagaagagagaaaaacTAGGTTTAAAAGAGCTAGCGCTAAGTCTAGATAAAACTAAAAAAAAGGTAAAAAGAGTTTTATTCTAGTAGTAATAAAAATAAATTATCTTTATCTAAATAACTATATATAGCTAGTAGATTATAGCTAGTAGTCTTTAATTAAGTAAAAAAATAAGTAAGAATAAactaagcttagtaataGCTAGATTTTATATTTAAATAAGTAAACTTAATTTAAAACTAGAGAAAATAGTACTTGGACTATCTAGTAAGATAGATAAGCTACTCTATATAAATCTACCTCATAAAACTTGTATAATAAAAAGTAAAAGactacgactagtaacttgtgTAATGTAAGCAAGAGAGAATATTAAAAcctacgactagtaacttgtaCTTTACACGACAAACCAAACATGGAGCAGCTTTGCCACATCAAAGGCACAATCGCGAGACAACTAGAGGCATAGGTTTTTCAAACTACCTTGTTAGTGCCAGCACAGAGTGCCATAGTCGACTATATAGCATTTAAAAATTCGGCGGTATACGCCTAATACAGTTCAACAACATGGGCAACTTGTCAAAATTACAGTAGGCAACAGTCGGCCAATTCAAAAGGCCAAAACACCAGTCTCCCCTTCTAAGGCTGCAGCGTGGGCTGCTCATCCATAAACGGGGAGGGTATTTATCCCAATTTCAACCAAGCTAGCGACGGGCTTACGCTCAATAGCTCGTAACAACAAGGCTACTCGACTACTTACACGACCCGGCTAGACAACTAAGTCGTCTGCAAAGGATTCAATCCTGCGCACTGTACAATTGCAATACGCCGGCGAACAGCCCCAACTTCAATGGGACTGCCAACGCCGGCCTGGTAAGGTTCTGGGCCAAAGGCCTATTCGTATCCGACTGGTGCAGGCGGAAATCACCCCGTTCTGGCATGGATTCTGACTTAGAGGCGTTCAGCCATAATCCAGCAGATGGTAGCTTCGCGGCAATGCCTGGTCAGACAGCCGCAAAAACCAATTATCTGAAACCGCGGTTCCTCTCGTACTAAGCGGTATTACCATTGGGGCAAGGTCATCAGTAGGGTAAAACTAACCTGTCTCACGACGGTCTAAACCCAGCTCACGTTCCCTATTAGTGGGTGAACAATCCAACGCTTACCGAATTCTGCTTCGGTATGATAGGAAGAGCCGACATCGAAGGATCAAAAAGCAACGTCGCTATGAACGCTTGGCTGCCACAAGCCAGTTATCCCTGTGGTAACTTTTCTGGCACCTCTAGCCTCAAATTTCGAGGGACTAAAGGATCGATAGGCCACACTTTCATGGTTTGTATTCACACTGAAAATCAAAATCAAGGGGACTTTTGCCCTTTTGCTCTACTGGAGATTTCTGTTCTCCATGAGTCCCCCTTAGGACACCTGCGTTATGGTTTAACAGATGTGCCGCCCCAGCCAAACTCCCCACCTGACAATGTCTTCAACCCGGATCGGCCCACGAAGGACCTTAACGCTAGAAGTTGGGCGGTAAAACCCAGCTCCGCTTCATCGAATAAGTAAAAAAACAATAAGGGTAGTGGTATTTCACTGGCGCCGAAGCTCCCACCTATCCTACACCCCCTATGTCTTTTCACAATGTCAAATTAGAGTCAAGCTCAACAGGGTCTTCTTTCCCCGCTGATTTGGCCAAGCCCGTTCCCTTGGCTGTGGTTTCGCTAGATAGTAGATAGGGACAGTGGGAATCTCGTTAATCCATTCATGCGCGTCACTAATTAGATGACGAGGCATTTGGCTACCTTAAGAGAGTCATAGTTACTCCCGCCGTTTACCCGCGCTTGGTCGAATCTCTTCGCTTTGACATTCAGAGCACTGGGCAGAAATCACATTGCGTCAACACCACTTTCTGGCCATCGCAATGCTATGTTTTAATTAGACAGTCAGATTCCCCTTGTCCGTACCAGTTCTAAGTTGGTTGTTAAACGTGCGCCGGACGGCCGAAGCCTGCCAAGGGTGTCTGCACCCCAGCGCTGGAGGGCGCCCACCTTGCGGTTAGTGCTCTCCTGCGCCAGAGGCTTCTCCCCAAGGCCCAACGCACCCAACCCTTAGAGCCAATCCTTTTCCCGAAGTTACGGATCTATTTTGCCGACTTCCCTTATCTACATTGTTCTATcaactagaggctgttcaCCTTGGAGACCTGCTGCGGTTATGAGTACGACCTGGCGTGAAAACTATTTCTTCAAGCGGATTTTCAAGGCTCGTCGGGAGCGCACCAAACGCCGCAAAAGTGCAGCGCTCTTCCGGCCATTGAACCCTAGCTCCGGACAAACCGATTTCAGGGTGACAGACCGTtaagaagaaaagagaacTCTTCTTGGGGCTCCCGCCAAGGTCTCCGCTCTCAGTTGCGTTGCCGCGGAGAATCCACATCCAGATGCCGGAATTTTAACCGGCTTCCCTTTCGAGGGCGCGGCGCAAGCGCCGACATTAAAACGGAATTACCCTATCTCTTAGGATCGATTGACCCGTGTCCAACTGCTGTTCACACGGAACCTTTCCCCACTTCAGTCCTCAAAGTTCTCATTTGAGTATTTGCTACTACCACCAAGATCTGCACTAGAGGCCGTTCTACCCAGGGTCACCCCTAGGGCTTCGTCACGAGCCTCCACGCCTGCCTACTCGCCGGGGCGTAAATTTTGCCCCGGCGGAGGGGTATAAGTAACACGCTTGAGCGCCATCCATTTTCAGGGCTAGTTCATTCGGCAGGTGAGTTGTTACACACTCCTTAGCGGATTCCGACTTCCATGGCCACCGTCCTGCTGTCT harbors:
- a CDS encoding Velvet multi-domain protein translates to MAWNPHSRNNTGRPEVVPQDRLIGSARRYELKVEQQPIRARMCGFGDKDRRPITPPPCIRLIVYDRITGRELDFNDIDSTYFVLMVDLWNQEGTAAVNLVRHSSAAPTVSISSSTTTSYPPPPDRQYVTTAIPQYDPPYRMTTHMPSYSHGPVMGYPYPQPGPPASYPAYAQTYGQPPQAPIMPPAPMSSNHTRNLIGMNAVNACRLNDLDGKAGFWFVLQDLSVRTEGTFRLKLSLFDIGSGTNTVVPESQGPTHGKGPCLAHSFSEQFTVYSAKKFPGVIESTPLSKCFAQQGIKIPIRKDAPKEIVNANEYEADD